In Scatophagus argus isolate fScaArg1 chromosome 3, fScaArg1.pri, whole genome shotgun sequence, the genomic stretch TAGAAAGACAGCAAGTATGATTTCAATATAGCAGAGCTTAAAAGAGACTGGCTTCCTCCCTGTCCTTAAAACTGTGACCCTCCTCACTACAAGCAGTTAGTCCGTGGGCCTCTGAACTCAGGGGCTGAATAGTGTCTCCTTCTGACCACCTCGGTCTCCTTTTTCTGCCCCGATGCTGGCTGCTCTGGCCCTGGGGAGACCTGGCATTGAGGTGTTTCTGGGGGCTCACAGCCTTCTTCTGACTTCCTGGGGCAGGTTTCTGGCTCCTGGGTGGCTGACGGGGGATGCTGGGGCGCTGAGACAGGTGTGAGAGCCAGGCAGACGTCCCCCACACAGAGCTGTCGGCACTGCAGACCACAGAGACGGGCAGTCCTCTGAGGGCTGCAGGAAGACCAGCCGCGTCCTCGCACAAAGAACGGGTACTCCACATAGACATCCACCAACTCCTGGAGGACGGCATTACATATGTGCAAGGAGATTAGGCACAGAAATGCAGCTCACACTTTTGTTCACTGGGGGGAGGTATTGTTCTACTTGTGTGAAAGTCATGTCAAATAGCACACACCGAGAGAAacttgtttatctgtttgtatATCTGAAGCATTCAATGGATTCAACAGGATCTGCCCGCATGTACTGATCAACTGTTTGGACAGATAACATCAACACACTTACTGATTACTGTAAACATATATACTTTTTTGCTACATACCAAATATTGCAATGCTCCGCCCCCCACAAATAAACTACACAGCCTTTATTTCCTCCAACAGTGGAGCAACGTAGTTTTTGGCGAACTTTACTTAAACAGAAGTGAGCGGTGCATTTGTTGGGTGTCATTTGCTGCTGTGGATTAATACAGAATTTGAATGGTAGTATTTTATGGCACCGGGACAGTGTACGTGGGAGTGCCCATGTTCTTTGTAAGGAAGGAAGGAGTCACACAGTGTAACGGTCTGGctaatttatgtattttaacaacttttggacaacaatggGGTTCTATGGCATAGGGAATAAGATATGCCAGGGTTTGGCTCCACAGACAGAACTTGTTGGTTTTCATTGTATTCACtgtagaaaaatacaaactgtcATCACCCACATCCATTCACATGCCATAGTAAAAGACTGACTAAAGGCACTTTCTGAATAAGAATTCGTATGATGTATCTCACTATAGATGGATTATCAAATCACCATCATTATTCAAAGACTGTATTTAGAGCATCAGCCATAAGACCTGCTGTGAATAATGAATAGGACAAAGTGAATTCCCCTCACCTGGGACTGCTGATCGTGAAGCAAGATGAGGAGACGTGAgattgaggaggaggaggctgaggggGAGATGCTCTGTACTGTGCAACAGCTCAGGCGCAGGTCTGGACAGGCCAGTGATCCCAGCAGGAAGTCCTCCGTCTGCAGGTGCTCCACCCTCCTCAGCCGCCCATCTCTGAGCTCTATCAGAGAGCCAGCCACAAAGTGAGGGAGTAGCCAGGGGAAATGGTtgggagatgaagaggaggagggaaccTGTGCAGATGTGAGTGCAGGAGATCTTGATGCGTCCTCCTTCATGGAGGTGTATGTGTTGCTTGACCTGCCGTCTCTTACCAAGTAATGTCCAGAAACAGGATGTCGCAGAAGTTCGGTTGATTTGTGCAGTGCAGCATGCTGCAATGTGAGGTCCTCATGTGGAGAGTGAGGTAGGCATGTACTCAGCAACGGAGGATTTGCTTTTTCAACCCTGGGAATGTACTcaacttttctgtctctgctcctcaCATATGGTCCTTTATTCCTACGattgctctgctgctctgtgcttaAACTCTTGTCCCTTGATGTCTTGAGCTGCTCCCAGCCGTATCCTCCACCCACCCTTTGGAAACCCTCATTGACGAGGGAGACTGGTCTAAATCTGGAGGGGTGGTGTGGGTGGACAGGGTGGAGTGTAGATGTGCCAGAAAAGTGGCTGTGGTGCTGATAGTGGTGAGAAAAGTCCCATCCAAAATGCAGGGGGTTGGTATCTCTCCACTCTGCCCAGCCATGATGCTCCCTGAATGCGGAGAAGACCTGAGGTTTGGGTCTGGTGGATGTGTGAGTCTGCATCCAGGGCTGGTACAGTGCAGGAACCCGTTTTGGTACAGGCTGGAAAGggcctgtgtgttttgtcttaaaCTCGCTGGGGTTTTTGTAAGGGTAGGGCGCCTTGAATGTTACAGCATCACactgccgctgctgctgttgctgctgccgtTGCTcctgtggtgatggtggtggtgaacTCCATCTTTGGTCTCTCTTTTTGAGCGGCAGGTTGTCCCTGTCTGGGACTAGAGTTGGGTTCGGTGTGAAGCTCATTGGCTTACGCTGCCCGTTACTCACACTAGCACCGCATGCCCTCCTGCAGGAGCTGAGGAGGTGTTGTGATCACGTGATGCAGACTCCAGTCTCTTGGCAAGTGTTGCAGAAATTTAGGTGCAAGGTCGTCACGATCTGAAACGTAGAAGAAGCAAATAACTGATGCACTTGATATCCTTGAAAACAAGGCGTCATGCTGGATAAAATCATCATATTCTTTACTCAGACTTTTCGCttgtcactttctctctcttcaaaGATGTATTGATGTTTGACAGAActtttcccctcccctctgAATGGACCACTTGGTGAGATTCTTGCCTGTACATAGTCCTTtgacacaacaacaataacctCACCATCAGCTTCAAACGAAGGTTTTCCCACCACCAATTGCTACATTGATGGGGTTTGTTTGATGGACATCTAACAActtctttgtaaaaaaaaaaaagaaaaagttactATGGTAACAAAGTACTGCACAGTGTGTCTGCTGAAACAATGAGCATAGTGaggacaaagcaaagcaaaaggtTGAGTGAGAGTATTATCGCAAGGTTAGTATCATCTTTCCATCAAGCTATCACATTTTCATTGAGAGATTTTTCTATTGAATCAAGCGAAAGTGTGCAGGGACGCATGCAGGATGTTTAATACACAACCCCAGGCTGCATCTTTATCTTGGGACAGAAGTGATCAACCAACACCACAAAGTAATGAAACCCGATCCACTGCCTTACATGTGTGCACAGTGATgtgttgagttgagttgagtgagtgagtcagtTGGCTTAGTTTCTTACCTTTTCT encodes the following:
- the LOC124056798 gene encoding uncharacterized protein LOC124056798, producing MSFTPNPTLVPDRDNLPLKKRDQRWSSPPPSPQEQRQQQQQQRQCDAVTFKAPYPYKNPSEFKTKHTGPFQPVPKRVPALYQPWMQTHTSTRPKPQVFSAFREHHGWAEWRDTNPLHFGWDFSHHYQHHSHFSGTSTLHPVHPHHPSRFRPVSLVNEGFQRVGGGYGWEQLKTSRDKSLSTEQQSNRRNKGPYVRSRDRKVEYIPRVEKANPPLLSTCLPHSPHEDLTLQHAALHKSTELLRHPVSGHYLVRDGRSSNTYTSMKEDASRSPALTSAQVPSSSSSPNHFPWLLPHFVAGSLIELRDGRLRRVEHLQTEDFLLGSLACPDLRLSCCTVQSISPSASSSSISRLLILLHDQQSQELVDVYVEYPFFVRGRGWSSCSPQRTARLCGLQCRQLCVGDVCLALTPVSAPQHPPSATQEPETCPRKSEEGCEPPETPQCQVSPGPEQPASGQKKETEVVRRRHYSAPEFRGPRTNCL